The Candidatus Woesearchaeota archaeon genome window below encodes:
- a CDS encoding nucleoside monophosphate kinase, protein MKILFLGPPGAGKGIISQRLSKVLNIKHFSMGDLVRDEINSQSKIGKQIKQYSDSGGLVPDEIVLALLKPHLKGDFILEGFPRRLEQAQMLDSLIKFDFIFQLDCKNEILIERTSTRRICSKCGAIYNIKTLPSKKHGICDVCKGKLIQREDEKPEVVKHRLKIYEEKTKPLLDYYKKHITKIDSSGDLDKILKNIQSHLK, encoded by the coding sequence ATGAAAATTTTATTTTTAGGCCCACCAGGTGCAGGAAAGGGTATAATTTCTCAAAGACTAAGCAAAGTTCTGAATATAAAACACTTTTCTATGGGAGATTTAGTAAGAGATGAAATAAATTCTCAATCTAAAATTGGAAAGCAAATAAAACAATATTCTGATTCAGGAGGATTAGTTCCAGATGAAATTGTTTTAGCGCTTTTAAAGCCTCATCTAAAAGGAGATTTTATTCTTGAAGGATTTCCAAGAAGATTAGAACAAGCACAAATGTTAGATTCTTTAATTAAATTTGATTTTATTTTTCAATTAGACTGTAAAAATGAAATTTTAATAGAAAGAACTTCAACAAGAAGAATTTGCAGTAAATGTGGTGCAATTTATAATATTAAAACTCTCCCATCAAAAAAGCACGGGATTTGTGATGTTTGCAAAGGTAAATTAATACAAAGAGAAGATGAAAAACCTGAAGTTGTAAAACACAGACTAAAAATTTATGAAGAAAAAACAAAACCTCTTCTAGACTATTATAAAAAGCATATAACTAAAATTGATTCTTCTGGAGATTTAGATAAAATTCTTAAAAATATTCAATCTCATTTAAAATAA
- a CDS encoding ribosome biogenesis/translation initiation ATPase RLI: MTRIAIVEKKRCNPHICGNYLCMRLCPVNRTGEECIKKSSDNKILIEEELCNGCGICQQKCPFEAISIINLPEKLKQDPVHRYGKNQFELFELPIPKKNMVIGIIGRNGIGKTTALSILAGEIIPNFGKYNKKPDKEEIIKRYSNNYLGEYFKKLYSQQIKISYKPQRVELIPKSYKGKVGELLNKVDERKIVNKLIKELEIENLLERDLDNLSGGELQKVAIIATAAKDADVYYFDEPSSFLDITARIKIARLFVELKENKSVIVVEHDLATLDYISDEIQIIYGEQGSYGVISQSKAVRRGINEYLDGFLPEDNVRFRNYKIIFQKPVFNIGAKPEVGYKYPDIEKKFTGFKMKISGGAMYKGKVNAIMGSNGLGKTTFLKIISGLEKADKGIIEKKTISYKPQYLKQIKGNVKEYLKEIAKENFESGWYKQNILIKLNIKHLLDHDLSELSGGELQKVYIAATLSTAAEIIALDEPSAFIDVEDRLNVAEVIKEFTLKKEVCTIVVDHDVQFIDYIADSLLVFEGMPGKEGHVYGPCEKPEGMNRILKMLDITYRKDKLTNRPRINKPDSQLDQEQKKKNRYYYNE; the protein is encoded by the coding sequence ATGACAAGAATAGCAATTGTTGAAAAAAAGCGTTGTAACCCCCATATCTGCGGTAATTATCTATGTATGAGACTGTGTCCTGTAAATAGAACGGGTGAAGAATGTATAAAGAAATCTTCGGATAACAAAATTCTAATAGAAGAAGAACTATGTAATGGCTGTGGTATATGCCAACAAAAGTGCCCTTTTGAAGCGATTTCTATAATTAATTTGCCTGAAAAATTGAAACAAGATCCAGTACATAGATATGGAAAGAATCAATTTGAATTGTTTGAGTTACCTATTCCAAAGAAAAATATGGTTATTGGAATAATTGGAAGAAATGGTATTGGTAAAACTACTGCATTGAGTATTTTAGCAGGAGAGATTATTCCTAACTTTGGAAAGTATAATAAAAAACCAGATAAAGAAGAGATTATCAAAAGATATTCTAATAATTATTTGGGTGAATATTTTAAAAAATTATATTCTCAACAAATAAAAATTTCTTACAAACCGCAAAGAGTGGAATTAATCCCTAAAAGTTACAAAGGTAAAGTTGGAGAATTATTAAATAAAGTTGATGAAAGAAAAATTGTAAATAAATTAATAAAAGAACTTGAAATTGAAAATCTACTTGAAAGAGATTTAGATAATTTATCTGGTGGAGAGTTACAAAAAGTTGCAATAATTGCAACAGCTGCAAAAGATGCAGATGTTTATTATTTTGATGAACCTTCTTCATTTTTAGATATTACTGCCCGAATTAAAATTGCAAGATTATTTGTTGAATTAAAAGAAAATAAATCTGTTATTGTCGTTGAGCATGACTTAGCAACTTTAGATTATATCTCTGATGAGATTCAGATAATTTATGGTGAGCAAGGAAGCTATGGTGTTATTTCACAGTCTAAAGCAGTTAGAAGAGGAATAAATGAGTATTTAGATGGATTCTTACCTGAAGATAATGTTAGATTTAGAAACTATAAAATTATATTTCAAAAACCAGTGTTTAATATTGGTGCAAAACCTGAAGTAGGATACAAATATCCCGACATTGAAAAGAAGTTTACTGGATTTAAAATGAAAATTAGTGGTGGTGCAATGTACAAAGGAAAAGTAAATGCAATTATGGGTTCAAATGGTTTAGGTAAAACTACTTTCTTAAAAATTATTTCAGGTTTAGAAAAAGCTGACAAGGGAATAATTGAGAAAAAAACAATCTCTTACAAACCCCAGTATTTAAAACAAATTAAAGGCAATGTAAAAGAATATCTAAAAGAAATTGCAAAAGAAAATTTTGAATCTGGATGGTATAAACAAAATATATTAATTAAACTTAATATTAAACATTTGTTAGATCATGATTTGTCTGAATTGTCGGGTGGAGAATTGCAAAAAGTTTACATTGCTGCAACCCTATCTACAGCTGCTGAAATAATTGCTTTAGATGAACCTTCTGCTTTTATTGATGTTGAGGATAGACTAAATGTTGCTGAAGTAATAAAAGAGTTTACACTTAAAAAAGAGGTATGCACTATAGTTGTAGATCATGATGTTCAATTTATAGATTATATTGCTGATTCTTTGTTAGTATTTGAAGGTATGCCTGGAAAAGAAGGTCATGTTTATGGACCTTGTGAAAAGCCTGAAGGTATGAATAGAATCTTAAAAATGCTAGATATTACTTATAGAAAAGATAAGCTTACCAATAGGCCAAGAATAAACAAACCAGATTCTCAACTAGATCAAGAACAAAAGAAGAAAAATAGATATTATTACAATGAATAA
- a CDS encoding proteasome assembly chaperone family protein, with product MKVELNKKPKNVTILCGFPGVGLIGTIATRFLIEHLKFEEIGYIHSDKLKPIMAIHQSKMIEPIEIYYNQKKKLVIIQGIISLAGIEWLVADAIKEVAKTLNAKEIIILEGITAKSDKTEVLCYGDAFKKSNLKKLDEGIVLGTTAALLLKLNNVSCIFSETKTGLPDSAAAASLILSLDKQIGLNVDVKPLMQTAREVESKIKTIMEQSKKSLEQKEKKDDLSYLG from the coding sequence ATGAAAGTAGAGCTTAATAAAAAACCAAAGAATGTAACTATTTTATGTGGTTTTCCGGGCGTAGGTTTAATTGGAACAATTGCAACTAGATTCTTAATAGAACACCTAAAGTTTGAAGAAATTGGATATATTCATTCTGATAAACTAAAACCAATTATGGCAATTCATCAATCAAAAATGATTGAGCCAATAGAAATTTATTATAATCAAAAAAAGAAATTGGTTATTATACAAGGAATTATTTCTCTAGCAGGAATTGAATGGTTAGTTGCAGATGCAATAAAAGAAGTTGCAAAAACACTAAACGCAAAAGAAATAATCATTCTAGAAGGAATCACTGCAAAATCTGATAAAACTGAAGTTTTATGTTATGGAGATGCTTTCAAAAAATCTAACCTTAAAAAATTAGATGAAGGAATCGTTCTTGGAACAACTGCCGCATTATTACTAAAATTAAATAATGTTTCATGTATTTTCTCAGAAACAAAAACTGGACTTCCAGACTCAGCTGCGGCAGCAAGTTTAATACTTTCTTTAGACAAACAAATTGGTTTAAATGTTGATGTTAAACCTTTAATGCAAACAGCAAGAGAAGTAGAATCTAAGATAAAGACTATTATGGAACAAAGTAAGAAGTCCTTAGAACAAAAAGAAAAGAAAGACGATTTGAGCTATCTCGGATAA
- a CDS encoding adenylate kinase codes for MYDRIILVGVPGSGKTTVANKSLEGTDFKIINFGDHITELLKRDGHIKEVDDIRSNLKQEIWIEYQKKTAEHISKIQGNLLITTHASFMTPIGFFPGLPDWTLQGIKPHVFVIIEARPEEIAQWQAKDTSRKRGMYFERDISLFQEINRIYCVYYSGVTGARVKIIKNEEGRLNEAIQELRNVLLTPKR; via the coding sequence ATGTATGATAGAATAATCTTAGTTGGTGTTCCTGGTTCGGGTAAGACTACAGTAGCTAATAAATCATTAGAAGGGACCGATTTTAAAATTATTAACTTTGGAGATCATATCACTGAACTTCTTAAAAGAGATGGACACATAAAAGAGGTAGATGATATAAGATCAAACTTAAAACAAGAAATCTGGATTGAGTATCAAAAAAAGACTGCAGAACATATTTCAAAAATTCAAGGAAATTTATTAATTACTACCCATGCGTCTTTTATGACTCCAATTGGTTTTTTCCCAGGTTTACCTGATTGGACATTGCAAGGAATAAAACCTCATGTTTTTGTTATTATAGAAGCAAGACCAGAAGAAATTGCACAGTGGCAAGCAAAAGATACTTCAAGAAAAAGAGGTATGTATTTTGAACGAGATATTTCTTTATTTCAAGAAATAAATAGAATTTATTGTGTATATTATTCAGGTGTTACAGGCGCAAGAGTTAAAATTATTAAGAATGAAGAAGGAAGACTAAATGAAGCAATTCAAGAATTAAGAAATGTTTTATTAACACCAAAAAGATAA